From a single Oreochromis niloticus isolate F11D_XX linkage group LG3, O_niloticus_UMD_NMBU, whole genome shotgun sequence genomic region:
- the spag17 gene encoding sperm-associated antigen 17 isoform X3 — protein MPPKGAKKGSAKKSSTDGGAVNNNWETGLIKAEFEEDSWQACVSFVVGRGPQEEELIQALALAVQEPQRKLFTLLTWDDTLAKIHELGNPKAKKPDDAPMFYQVTEPGKLLLDAGEGIPCDLMAKILKFQLLLIKACDQQRSDANQAEGEKTAVSDKKRKGPHTPVIPPKEKKTKLKRRGDVEPPTFKDDEPEWGPQHYILMLGFYQPQLIAGLDAIGVHVSNVIKLCLEFSQNMEKQQDHQDSCEGNEQSLRACPVFDAAVQERKSNEFWSGLRSVLDSGPPDSRLHDVVQLSYTVPDFLLPFDAQDPETVLELGSQIFDGVASLIYDCLDVRRQYQQYRNSVKLISVPAVVKHSEPVEVVSAAPTPLSKKKSGQEEAPGDQENRLLPLSLDVDMCYYNNLLDLVPPEACSVPLILHCMLEQVVISAEQSLSAHPHVAEDSKPLSEPWLDHQLVSYMLQSFLPLVQKEEERLYVLNNLLNTVQNEEDKKRLVAKFGARETDKKTEQPLVIRHHDERAQRFRVISVVQDFDPTEVELSMMRLSPVWEMIESVTQQKNRKSCWMSIKQQLQHYCTDDDVSWPEVERFFHQSVFEAMPLSGVDQQGVLRGIADPAQQQTSTVIPWDDPLSFAKQQLYNMRNKDPTFLTEEPSNREEQSGRVCSHLDLSDIQSCRLRSLFHWHYAEHHNATVLPQLLQLASEEYRCLDTFRGSHNNILYVFCHNPMSPQRQSREFWHVALHTDVKFRSYFEHVADTVSHWTRQEESKRDTTQDGNDTPKSDSPKEENTVCSSKEDERMEVFIRKGSLKAWKLEQERQKEEAIPKKSKKEDLTKDKQQKKEDKSLDNKKKKTSSDGKKSRPGTEGSSANPPTESAITTAPPVDEVVEVQQAEEPFNGFIGYIMDGKLIHVSGCLQYLFPSDGGRVTVETVSFVQGSSQMKVVVKKDGHHFYTHINQFVVDPAKCPPHNQDNKNIEPEKDCRVAEPVEIKTVKQGSFSAVLDNRIRLSYSFYGPTGERTVISQETKGKVPETSIPDPIHLSASIHCSKEKDVASVPAKTQTTSSQFRPPEPQGCEGQPAEQSNLFNGLSLSIPNGLMLQYLREDTQGGIMVRQSFPLHARGKDRHLQDTSLSKELSRTISSQGAVIRYMRDGSTEVLFADGSVSFSQDSGPVWVPDSEVQEQNSDQESEDSKKEEGSKEGTKDHRGCWLTTTPCGDRICTVGTTHKHMPTTSLLTYKATDPITHQVMLNREDLVVSVQNPDGSVIVEHADGTRISSLLQERPMNANPHCLLRTGDRQAHRQQPGSVTPKSASQCASDCTECVESIAGDMDVKDTCLNGDISRSSAGNACDREGAVHVCTNLNQCGCMCDEKESTESSVHTNSEQGVFAEETAAQNVETKGCEKDESRMSAKERMVLVEKEGCATVVMYPERQTAHIFLADGTVVTGNNQGEYEVFPSSVGVLSIRSDGTCVYSSDPLVTPSPKGSTPTDQTGIYTMSHTDKVACEITDPDGNHLQVMEDGQISVLNLSPAPSTLKQTEEELEKEEDSEMDGPHEKPREQCPRLFLVHEDGSGTELLSSQTVKELLYQAYLDPTIALLKEQLANTQDEFGITILKPSHQSVWSQWLLNKQNPEITPPNLRNRSWHDFPAVEKKSPGPPFGTDVVYDLGLRMRPAGSAVHHRPVRSCPKVLELRELYQHRPFTTPLKNTIDSRLKEYIESLMEREQRSEKMKVKDPRSEEETAHASDLINLILSFPEEDDVSHTIDRRISEDVASLYSQGICVPAEQSDVSQDVATAQSDSLEKSNSCTKEKNSKWTEKLAQYRQEIREEKIYREALRKRSVVPFFHPENIPLYESLLQQQIPDMRSLSMALPPFPKSDSTEGFLKDAPQEDTPRPLNPTPSQSASHSARSSRVLEKRPTNPTPQSAGESSWRDSSRKCKSPQLDVSGKPRQTTVTLPSSVLGSKSCSASLLQAEEQVRRKCQTGSLSNTSTIVKGFQLIPSSVDFGTLKEGTSSTITVVMKNVGFDICRFHVKQPPPATGLRVIYSPGPVAAGLQVELQVQLFAMCAVQAGEVEPRKLISQEIIIPTEKDILCLPVTATILPEGLYEIWLKDHSRVHKKNISKVFQASSWAGNRPDQSRSKHRTY, from the exons ATGCCACCAAAGGGAGCTAAAAAGGGCTCTGCTAAAAAGTCCAGTACTGATGGAGGCGCAGTAAACAACAACTGGGAGACTGGTCTCATCAAAGCAGAGTTTGAAGAG GATTCGTGGCAGGCATGTGTGTCTTTTGTGGTTGGGAGAGGTCCGCAGGAGGAGGAACTGATCCAGGCTTTGGCCTTGGCTGTACAGGAACCACAACGCAAACTTTTCACCTTGCTAACTTGGGACGACACGCTTGCAAAG ATCCATGAGCTGGGGAATcccaaagcaaaaaaacccgACGATGCCCCCATGTTCTATCAG GTTACAGAGCCAGGTAAACTGCTGCTCGATGCAGGAGAGGGGATTCCCTGTGACCTGATGGCAAAAATACTGAAGTTCCAGCTGCTACTTATCAAGGCCTGTGATCAGCAGAGGTCAGATGCTAACCAG GCTGAGGGGGAAAAGACAGCAGTCTCTGATAAAAAGAGAAAGGGTCCTCATACACCGGTAATACCACCCAAGGAGAAGAAGACCAAGCTGAAGCGCAGGGGTGACGTTGAGCCACCTACTTTTAAAG ACGACGAGCCAGAGTGGGGTCCTCAGCACTATATTCTAATGCTGGGATTCTACCAGCCGCAACTGATAGCGGGGCTTGATGCCATAGGTGTTCATGTGTCTAATGTCATCAAATTGTGTTTGGAGTTCTCCCAAAATATGGAGAAGCAGCAGGATCACCAAGACAGCTGTGAGGGAAATGAACAGAGTCTCAGAGCTTGTCCAGTTTTTGATGCAG CTGTGCAGGAAAGGAAGTCGAATGAATTCTGGTCAGGTCTGAGATCAGTTTTGGACAGCGGGCCACCAGACTCCAGGCTCCATGATGTGGTTCAGCTCAGCTACACTGTTCCTGACTTCTTGCTTCCCTTTGACGCGCAGGACCCTGAAACTGTG CTGGAGTTGGGAAGCCAAATCTTTGACGGTGTGGCCAGTCTTATCTATGACTGCCTAGACGTCAGAAGGCAGTATCAGCAATACCGGAACAGTGTTAAACTCATCAGTGTGCCTGCTGTTGTGAAGCACTCAGAGCCTGTGGAG GTTGTGTCAGCAGCTCCAACCCCACTCTCCAAGAAGAAGTCAGGTCAGGAGGAAGCCCCAGGAGACCAGG AGAACAGgctccttcctctctctctaGATGTGGACATGTGTTACTATAACAACCTGCTGGACCTGGTTCCTCCTGAGGCCTGCTCTGTGCCTTTGATCCTGCACTGTATGTTGGAACAG GTGGTGATTTCTGCAGAGCAGTCCTTGTCTGCCCACCCCCATGTGGCTGAGGACTCCAAACCTCTCAGCGAGCCCTGGTTAGACCACCAGCTGGTCAGCTATATGCTCCAAAGCTTCTTGCCACTAGTacaaaaagaagaggagagacTCTATGTATTAAACAACCTCCTAAACACAGTACAGAATGAAGAGGATAAGAAG AGGCTAGTGGCAAAATTTGGAGCAAGGGAGACTGACAAGAAGACTGAGCAACCTCTGGTTATCAGACACCATGATGAGCGGGCCCAGCGCTTCAGAGTCATCAGT GTGGTTCAGGATTTCGATCCGACAGAGGTGGAGTTGTCCATGATGAGACTGTCTCCGGTATGGGAGATGATCGAGTCAGTCACtcagcagaaaaacagaaaatcttgTTGGATGTCCATCAAACAACAGCTACAGCACTACTGCACAGATG ATGATGTGTCATGGCCGGAGGTGGAGCGTTTTTTTCATCAGAGTGTCTTTGAGGCTATGCCGCTGTCCGGCGTGGATCAGCAGGGTGTGTTACGTGGAATAGCAGATCCAGCACAGCAGCAGACATCAACAGTAATCCCCTGGGATGACCCGTTATCCTTTGCTAAACAGCAGCTTTATAACATGAGGAACAAAG ATCCAACATTTCTTACTGAAGAGCCTTCCAACAGAGAG GAGCAGAGTGGTAGAGTGTGTAGCCACCTGGACTTATCTGACATACAGAGCTGTAGGTTGAGATCTCTGTTTCACTGGCACTATGCTGAGCACCACAATGCCACCGTCCTACCTCAG TTGCTCCAGTTAGCATCAGAGGAATACCGCTGCTTGGACACCTTCAGAGGAAGCCATAACAACATCCTATACGTTTTTTGCCACAATCCCATGAGTCCTCAACGCCAGTCCAGGGAGTTCTGGCATGTGGCTCTTCACACCGATGTCAAGTTCAG GAGTTACTTTGAGCATGTGGCAGATACTGTTTCACACTGGACGAGACAGGAGGAATCAAAGAGAGACACAACGCAAGACGGAAACGACACTCCAAAATCTGATTCTCCAAAAG AAGAAAATACTGTTTGTTCTTCCAAGGAGGATGAGAGAATGGAAGTCTTCATCAGAAAAGGCTCCCTTAAA GCTTGGAAGTTGGAGCAGGAGCGTCAGAAGGAAGAGGCGATACCCAAAAAGTCAAAGAAAGAGGATTTGACGAAAgataagcagcagaaaaagGAGGATAAGTCACTCgacaacaagaaaaagaaaacctctTCTGATGGCAAGAAGAGCAGGCCGGGAACGGAAGGCAGCTCAGCCAACCCTCCCACAGAGTCAGCTATCACAACAGCACCCCCTGTGGATGAAGTTGTAGAAGTACAGCAGGCAGAGGAACCTTTCAAT GGTTTCATTGGCTACATCATGGATGGAAAATTGATCCATGTGTCAGGTTGTCTCCAGTACCTTTTCCCTTCTGATGGAGGACGTGTCACTGTGGAGACAGTCAGCTTTGTTCAAG GTTCCAGCCAAATGAAAGTCGTTGTGAAGAAGGATGGGCATCATTTCTACACACACATCAACCAATTTGTTGTTGATCCTGCAAAATGTCCCCCTCATAAccaagacaataaaaacattgaACCAGAGAAGGACTGTAGAG TGGCAGAGCCTGTGGAGATAAAAACAGTGAAGCAGGGCTCCTTCTCAGCTGTGCTCGACAATAGAATTCGTCTTTCATACAGTTTTTACGGTCCCACGGGAGAGCGCACAG tAATTTCCCAGGAAACCAAAGGCAAAGTACCAGAGACATCTATCCCAGACCCCATTCATCTATCTGCCTCCATCCACTGCTCCAAGGAAAAAGATGTGGCGTCAGTTCCCGCAAAGACACAAACCACATCCAGTCAGTTCAGACCTCCAGAGCCCCAG GGTTGTGAAGGCCAACCAGCAGAGCAATCAAATTTGTTCAACGGTCTCAGCCTCTCTATTCCTAATGGCCTCATGCTGCAATATCTGCGAGAAGATACACAAG GAGGTATTATGGTGAGACAAAGCTTTCCTCTTCATGCCAGAGGAAAGGATAGACATCTTCAGGATACATCCCTCTCCAAAGAATTGTCCCGTACTATCAGCAGCCAGGGAGCTGTGATCCGTTACATGAGAGATGGATCCACAGAG GTGCTGTTTGCTGATGGCTCAGTCAGTTTCAGTCAGGATTCTGGTCCAGTGTGGGTCCCTGACTCTGAGGTTCAGGAGCAAAACTCTGATCAGGAATCTGAGGACAGCAAGAAAG AAGAGGGCTCAAAGGAGGGGACTAAGGATCACAGAGGGTGTTGGTTAACTACAACTCCATGTGGAGATCGCATCTGCACTGTTGggaccacacacaaacacatgccaACCACGTCCCTTCTCACTTATAAGGCTACTGACCCCATCACCCATCAG GTGATGCTGAACCGCGAGGATCTGGTGGTTTCTGTCCAGAACCCAGATGGGTCTGTAATTGTAGAACATGCAGATGGAACCAGGATCAGCAGCCTCTTGCAAGAAAGGCCAATGAATGCAAATCCACACTGTTTGCTGCGCACTGGTGACCGGCAGGCACACA GACAGCAGCCAGGGAGTGTAACCCCTAAATCAGCCTCTCAATGTGCAAGCGACTGCACTGAGTGTGTGGAAAGCATTGCTGGGGACATGGATGTCAAGGACACTTGTCTCAATGGAGACATCAGCAGGAGCAGTGCAGGGAATGCATGTGACCGGGAGGGAGCTGTTCATGTGTGCACAAATCTGAATCAGTGTGGATGTATGTGTGATGAAAAAGAAAGTACTGAAAGTAGTGTGCATACGAATAGTGAACAGGGTGTGTTTGCTGAAGAGACTGCGGCTCAGAATGTTGAGACTAAAGGGTGTGAGAAGGATGAATCAAGGATGTCTGCTAAAGAGCGGATGGTGTTGGTAGAGAAGGAGGGCTGTGCCACAGTAGTGATGTACCCAGAGCGTCAAACGGCTCATATCTTTTTAGCCGATGGAACGGTCGTCACTGGGAACAATCAAGGAGAATACGAG GTGTTCCCATCCAGTGTAGGAGTCCTGTCCATCAGAAGTGATGGAACATGTGTGTACTCCTCAGACCCACTCGTAACTCCAAGTCCAAAGGGGTCTACTCCCACTGACCAGACAGGAATTTACACTATGAGTCATACGGACAAAGTGGCCTGTGAAATTACAGACCCTGATGGGAACCATCTCCAG GTTATGGAGGATGGGCAGATATCTGTGCTAAACTTGAGTCCTGCTCCTAGCACGCTTAAACAAACGGAGGAAGAGCTagaaaaggaagaggacagtGAAATGGATGGGCCTCATGAAAAACCCAGAGAGCAGTGTCCCAG GTTGTTTCTGGTGCATGAGGATGGCTCAGGCACTGAACTGCTGAGCTCTCAAACTGTAAAGGAGCTGCTCTACCAGGCGTACTTGGACCCTACCATAGCACTGTTGAAGGAACAATTGGCAAACACACAAG ATGAGTTTGGCATCACTATCCTAAAGCCCAGCCACCAGAGTGTGTGGTCTCAGTGGTTGCTTAACAAACAGAACCCTGAAATTACCCCTCCCAACCTCAGAAACCGCAGCTGGCATGACTTCCCCGCAGTAGAA AAGAAGAGTCCAGGTCCTCCATTTGGTACTGACGTAGTGTATGATTTGGGTCTGAGAATGAGGCCTGCAGGTTCTGCAGTACATCATCGGCCTGTCAGGAGCTGCCCTAAGGTCCTGGAGTTGAGAGAACTATACCAGCACCGACCATTCACCACACCACTCAAAAATACTATAGACTCACGATTAAAG GAATACATCGAGAGTTTGATGGAGAGAGAGCAACGGTCAGAAAAGATGAAAGTTAAAGACCCTCGCTCTGAGGAAGAGACTGCCCATGCCAGTGATCTCATCAATCTGATTTTg TCTTTTCCAGAGGAAGATGATGTCAGTCACACCATTGATAGGAGGATTTCAG AGGATGTAGCCAGTCTGTACAGCCAAGGAATCTGTGTCCCAGCTGAACAGTCAGATGTTTCTCAAGACGTTGCCACGGCACAAAGTGACAGCTTGGAGAAATCAAACAG TTGTACCAAAGAAAAGAATTCAAAGTGGACTGAAAAACTTGCACAGTACAG gCAGGAGATACGTGAAGAGAAGATCTACAGAGAggctctgaggaagaggagtgtTGTTCCCTTTTTCCACCCAGAAAATATTCCCCTGTATGAG AGTCTGCTACAGCAACAAATACCTGACATGAGGAGTTTGTCAATGGCTCTCCCACCATTTCCCAAGTCGGACAGTACTGAGGGCTTCCTGAAAGATGCGCCACAGGAGGACA CTCCAAGGCCTTTAAACCCAACACCGTCTCAGTCTGCAAG tcaTTCAGCAAGAAGTAGCAGGGTGCTAGAAAAGAGACCCACCAACCCCACACCTCAGTCTGCTG GTGAAAGCAGTTGGAGGGATTCGTCTAGGAAATGCAAGTCACCACAGTTAGATGTCAGTGGAAAGCCCAGACAGACTACAGTCACACTACCATCCTCTGTCCTCGGCTCTAAATCCTGCAGTGCATCG CTCCTGCAGGCGGAGGAGCAAGTGAGGAGGAAGTGTCAAACAGGCTCTCTTTCTAATACCAGTACCATCGTCAAGGGCTTCCAGCTCATCCCATCAAGCGTAGACTTTGGCACGCTGAAGGAGGGCACCTCCTCCACCATTACTGTTGTGATGAAGAATGTTGGTTTTGACATATGCAG GTTCCATGTGAAACAGCCTCCTCCTGCTACAGGCCTCCGGGTCATCTACAGCCCTGGCCCT GTGGCTGCAGGTCTGCAGGTCGAACTGCAGGTTCAGCTGTTTGCAATGTGTGCTGTCCAAGCAGGGGAAGTAGAGCCAAGGAAGTTAATCTCCCAGGAAATTATCATCCCTACTGAGAAAGACATCCTCTGTCTGCCGGTCACTGCTA CTATCCTTCCTGAGGGATTATATGAAATTTGGCTAAAGGACCATAGCAGGGTCCATAAAAAGAACATCTCCAAGGTCTTCCAGGCTTCCAGCTGGGCGGGGAACCGTCCTGATCAGTCCCGCAGTAAACACAG GACATATTAA